The following proteins are co-located in the Solanum pennellii chromosome 1, SPENNV200 genome:
- the LOC107002915 gene encoding uncharacterized protein LOC107002915 produces MSVSTNNQPSSVDGEGGGGSGGEDDAVGGSRCKETDDSEGEGDNNKDCRKNKGKRVTCFRFRKVKSTLLRRKRKGVSGNSEGRREGSGGGRGCYLCLKRPLTSDSGGESQTSDPNSPNFTYEMLRVLIEKNDFYSNECNPHLDVESKPCYNQDDKDK; encoded by the coding sequence atgtctgTTTCCACCAACAATCAACCCAGTTCTGTTGATGGCGAAGGCGGTGGGGGAAGCGGCGGCGAAGATGATGCTGTAGGTGGTAGTCGGTGTAAAGAGACGGATGATTCAGAAGGAGAAGGTGATAACAATAAGGATTGTAGAAAGAATAAGGGGAAAAGGGTGACTTGTTTTCGGTTTAGAAAGGTTAAAAGTACGTTGTTGAGGAGGAAAAGAAAAGGGGTTTCTGGAAATTCCGAGGGAAGAAGGGAAGGAAGTGGCGGAGGAAGAGGGTGTTACTTGTGCTTGAAGAGACCGCTTACTTCGGATTCAGGTGGTGAGTCACAAACGAGTGATCCTAATAGCCCCAATTTTACTTATGAGATGCTAAGAGTTTTGATTGAGAAGAATGATTTTTATTCTAATGAATGCAATCCCCATTTAGATGTAGAATCTAAGCCCTGCTATAATCAAGATGATAAAGATAAATGA